The DNA window CATGTATTCCTCCTGCACATTCTTCTGCTGCATAGGGTTTTTTTACTTGGTTTTCTCCGTTATCCTTGATTAATAAGCGTCCATTTTGATAATGAAGGGTAGGATATACAAGAATTAGGCTCTTTCTTCTATCTATTCCCAACTTCAAATACATTCTCATCATAGCAGAAATTCTCTTTTTTATTATCCCTTTACCGTGAATAACCTCAATTAATGAAGTTCTAACCGCACACCAGCTCCTCGGGAAGGCCCTTGTCTATAGGCGGTATACAAACTGTTGTCCATCTATATTAAAGGGAGTAGCTTCTAGACTACGTACTTTTTCTGTTACTAAAGCTCCTAAAATATGAGCAGGAGAAGCTACTCCTGCAGGATGATACCGGATAGTGTCAGCAAAATCAAATTCAGATACATTTGTATAATGTCCTCCGTCCAGTACATCTAGGTATGTTTATCAGGAGATTCATTTCCCTTGTTTGCGGCCTGTATATCGATTTCGTCCATCATTGTATTTGCATCTCCAAAACGGAGTTTCGTCGTGATGAGAACATCTATATTATAATCTATATTTTTAAGTTTACAGATAATAAAATTAATTTTTGCAACATTTATAATGGTTTTAAAAAAATCACTTTTTTAATTAAATAAAGTATCATTTAAATTTCCTTTTCTATTAAAAATCGCAGTTTAAAATAATTTAGCAGGGGTTTTTAATGCTCGTTTATCATAGATAATAAGAAAACTAATATCTTTAAAAGATTCAGTTTTATCTTGATAGAAGTTCCTTACCGGATATTCCTGGATTGGTCATGTTAAATGGATTCAATATTACATCTATATCTGCCTGGCTGATAAGTCCAGTTCTCACAAGAAGCGTCGCTACAGGAACTCCTTCTTTTAGAGACTGTTTTGCTATATCTGAGGCATTCTTATATCCGATATGCGGATTTAGAGCCGTCAGAATACCTATGCTGTCATCGACCATCTTCTTGCATCTTGATTCATTTGCGGTTATTCCCTCTATACAGTTTTCAACCAGTGTATCCACACCGTTCTTCAAAACCTCTACCGACTGAAACAGATTAAAGAAAAGAACAGGTTCAAAAACATTTAGCTCGAGCTGACCGGCTTCTGCGGCTTTTGTTATGGTTAGATCATTTCCGAATACCTGAAAAGATACCTGATTTACCACTTCCAAAATAACCGGATTGACCTTTCCAGGCATTATTGACGAACCAGGCTGCATCTGAGGAAGATTTATCTCATTAAACCCTGCAGTTGGTCCTGAAGCCATTAGTCTCAGATCATTTACCATCTTTGAAAGATTTACAGCACAGATTTTTAAGGCTGAAGACATCCATACAAATACATCTAAATTTCTGGTTCCGTCCACAAGGTCTTCTGACTGGATAAGCTCTATTCCGCTGACCTCTGACAAAAATCTCACGACATTTTTTACATAGCTCACATCTGCATTGAGCCCTGTCCCTACAGCTGTAGCCCCCATATTTACATATTTAAAATCTTCCAAAACAGATTTGATCCTGTTTATATCTCTCTTTATAGGAAGTGCATAAGCTTTAAACTCCTGACCCAATCTGATAGGTATTGCATCTTGAAGATGTGTTCTTCCCATCTTGATAACACCATCAAACTCTTTTGATTTTTTCATAAGGGCATCATACAGAGTTTCGAGACTAAACAAAAGTTCAATACTCATTCTCAAAATTGTCAGCTTTCCAGTTGTTGGTATTACATCATTTGTGGACTGGCAATAGTTTACATGGTCATTTGGATGCACCATATCGTAAACACCCTTTTCTCCGCCCAAAATTTCATTAGCCCTGTTTGCAATAACTTCGTTCATGTTCATATTCATACTGGTTCCTGCTCCGCCCTGTATCACGTCTGTTATGAATTGATCATGCATTTTTCCAGCTATAACCTCATCTCCGGCTTCAATTATTGCATCAGAAACTTTTTTGGAAATGACACCAGCCTCATAATTGGCTTTTGCTGCAGCCTTTTTGACCATAGCCATAGAGTTCACAAAGAGTGGAGAAAGTTTGTAGCCTGTTATATGAAAATTGTTTTTTCCTCTTAAAGTCTGAGCTCCGTAATAAGCATCTGCCGGCACCTGAATTCCTCCAATAGAATCAAATTCAGTTCTGAATTTAGTCATTTCAATCCCTCCAGAAATTAAATTACACTAAGTGAAAAATAATAATTTTACCAATAAACCTCACTTAAACCGAATATATAATTTTATAAACAATAATTAAAAACGTTTCACATTCGAACAATTAGTTGATGATTTCTGATTTCAACCCAATAATACCAGTAAAGGATTTCTAAGTCAATAGTTTTTTGAATATTTTTTATTCAAAAAACTATAAAATGATTTTTTTTCTTCTTTATTTGGTTTTTTATATTTCAAATTATTTTGATAGGGGCTTTTTTATTATTTCAATTTTCATATTCTAAAATTCTGACATTGAAATTACAATGTATTCTGACTCTATTTTTATTGTGTCTCAGCACAAGTTTAGTGGAAAGGTAAGTACCTACTCCACATTCTTCCAAATTTTTACTACAATTGTTTTTAAAATTGTTACAAATATGCTTTGTATCATGGTTTTAACATATCATTGGCACAGTAATAATCCACCAAACAAGCCATTGTGCTTCAGCACAATTTATTTTAGGTTTACACCTATTGTATTATTACATATAAAAAACTAAACTATCTCATATCAGATTAAATTTTAAAAATTTGGGGGGGCTTTAAAATGTGTAAAAAATGCGTATCAGAGGGTTTGGTAACAAAATGTTCTGCTTGTATTGTAATGTTTAAAAAAATGGAAAAGCTGGTTAATTCCAATAAAAAGAATTAATCTAAAGTTTACTCCAAATATCCTATACCACCAATATAACCTAAGTTATTATCTCAAAAAATTAATAAAAATATTCGTCCAAGTGTATTTATTAAAATTCAAATATATTCAACATTTTTGAGTTTTGATGAAAAGTTATAACAAAATTAAGTCTATAATTATATCTAAACGTAGTGTTTTTATATTAAGCGGAAACTTATATTAATAATATTGAGGAGTGCCAAAAATTGAATAAGAAAATAAAAATATTTAGTGGGTTAACATTTTTAATAGGAATCAGTGCTATTTGTTTTGGGATTAATTTGATGGTAAAATCAGATTTTGGAGTCTCTGTTGTTTCATCAATCCCCTATGTTTACAGTTTAAAGTTTAGAAATATAACCTTTGGGGGATGGTCATACCTTATTCAAATCATTCCTTTTATATTGATGATAATTTCATTTAAAGATTTAAAAGTCAAATATTTTCTTTCATTTTTTATGGCCTATGTTTTAGGAAAATTCATCGATATATTTGGTATGATATTACCTTCTTTTAACTCGGGTACACTTGTGTCAAGAGTAACTTTTTTCGTTACAGGGACAGTGTTAATAGCCTTTGGAATAAGTGCTTGGATAAAAAGTCAGTATCTGATGCAGCCATGTGATGTCTTTATAAAAGATTTTTCAAAAAAACAACAAGTCAGTATCGGTAAAACAAAAACTTTTTTTGATCTTTCCTGTCTTACTACCTCTGTAGTTTCTAGCTTTTTATTCTTAGGTAAAATTGAAGGAGTTTATTTAGGAACTCTTCTATCCGCTCTGACAACCGGAATGATGGTCAAATTTTTTATGGACCTTCAGAATAAATATATTGAAGATGTAAATATACTCAATAAGGAGAAGATAGATATTATAATGGAGTATGATTTTTTTCAGAGAAAACAGCAGTTAAAAAAAGAATACTCAGCTTAAAATTTACTTCATTAATCCTCATCCGGTTAATAATAAAAATGCCAGTCACACATATTGACTGGCATTTTTCTATTTACACAATATCTCTTAACATGAGAGCAACACTGTAAATAACTCTTGTATTAAGCTGCGACAAGTCACAGGAAAGTATCTCTTGTATTTTAGCCAATTTATAATTAATGGTATTTCTATGATAAAATAATTGCAATGCTACCTCTTTGACACTTCCGCTATGTTTCAAATAGGTGTCTAATACCAATATATAGTCTGTTCCGTTGAGTTCATCATGTTTGACCAAGGGTCCTAGTGTTTCACAGTAGTATTCCTTTATAACTTCTTTATCTTCTAGCGACAAGAGCAACTTATATAAACCTAGGTTGCTATATACTCCTATTTCCCCATTTTTTCCTCTTCTATTTTGAAGTTTCAGTATATTCATGGCCTTGCGATAACTTTTTTCAAGGCATTTTATATTTTGGGTATTCTCTCCGATAGAGAGATAGATATTTTCTTCTTTTTTCAACAACTCCATAAATTTTTTATTTATTTTTTCAATGATATCCCTTATTTCTTTTTCGCTATATTGAGCAAACAGTAAAACAAACCTGCCTTCTATCTCCAAAACAAAAGTTCTTTCATAGCTATAAGTCACCATATTTTCAATCTGTTTGAGGAACTTAGACCGCCTTTTCTCATCAACTATCTTTTGAGTCGACTTTTCCAGTATACTAATAAGTGCAATACAGTATGGCCACTCAGAATTAAAGTTTTGCATTTCTAATTGAGGTATATAAGAATTTTCTTGTTCTGGAAGAAATATAGCATTTTTAATG is part of the uncultured Ilyobacter sp. genome and encodes:
- a CDS encoding PucR family transcriptional regulator ligand-binding domain-containing protein, with product MAIKLSALYETTNKKDIKLVAGKNGLDNVVRWAHMIEGIEISTFLEGQELSFVTGIALEKEEGLFELVKHTYYNHASGMVINIGPYIKSIPEEVLEFCNEHNFPLFEIPWHVYMANFIKSFCYQITISDRTNIELSAAIKNAIFLPEQENSYIPQLEMQNFNSEWPYCIALISILEKSTQKIVDEKRRSKFLKQIENMVTYSYERTFVLEIEGRFVLLFAQYSEKEIRDIIEKINKKFMELLKKEENIYLSIGENTQNIKCLEKSYRKAMNILKLQNRRGKNGEIGVYSNLGLYKLLLSLEDKEVIKEYYCETLGPLVKHDELNGTDYILVLDTYLKHSGSVKEVALQLFYHRNTINYKLAKIQEILSCDLSQLNTRVIYSVALMLRDIV
- a CDS encoding aspartate ammonia-lyase, with the translated sequence MTKFRTEFDSIGGIQVPADAYYGAQTLRGKNNFHITGYKLSPLFVNSMAMVKKAAAKANYEAGVISKKVSDAIIEAGDEVIAGKMHDQFITDVIQGGAGTSMNMNMNEVIANRANEILGGEKGVYDMVHPNDHVNYCQSTNDVIPTTGKLTILRMSIELLFSLETLYDALMKKSKEFDGVIKMGRTHLQDAIPIRLGQEFKAYALPIKRDINRIKSVLEDFKYVNMGATAVGTGLNADVSYVKNVVRFLSEVSGIELIQSEDLVDGTRNLDVFVWMSSALKICAVNLSKMVNDLRLMASGPTAGFNEINLPQMQPGSSIMPGKVNPVILEVVNQVSFQVFGNDLTITKAAEAGQLELNVFEPVLFFNLFQSVEVLKNGVDTLVENCIEGITANESRCKKMVDDSIGILTALNPHIGYKNASDIAKQSLKEGVPVATLLVRTGLISQADIDVILNPFNMTNPGISGKELLSR
- a CDS encoding DUF6198 family protein, whose product is MNKKIKIFSGLTFLIGISAICFGINLMVKSDFGVSVVSSIPYVYSLKFRNITFGGWSYLIQIIPFILMIISFKDLKVKYFLSFFMAYVLGKFIDIFGMILPSFNSGTLVSRVTFFVTGTVLIAFGISAWIKSQYLMQPCDVFIKDFSKKQQVSIGKTKTFFDLSCLTTSVVSSFLFLGKIEGVYLGTLLSALTTGMMVKFFMDLQNKYIEDVNILNKEKIDIIMEYDFFQRKQQLKKEYSA